The following proteins are co-located in the Komagataeibacter sp. FNDCF1 genome:
- a CDS encoding helix-turn-helix transcriptional regulator produces the protein MGGILPMGMNTSLTLKSGQIWTGAPPRGEVRVIDRTGDGAVVFHRRDGSAVGQKRQMTTLLGFRKWIQQSHAVSDEGLSATDIHGFSPSREIGQRIQLLRRAAGLSQQAFADMLGMSRSAIAFWETGRSSNISEHVSRIARVFGIGEEVFLNGQDNERTVFELTRDEGNIIRLYRSLSMENRVQAIKRMEMLARKG, from the coding sequence GTGGGGGGCATCCTTCCCATGGGCATGAATACGTCACTGACCCTGAAAAGCGGGCAGATATGGACCGGTGCGCCACCGCGCGGCGAGGTAAGGGTCATCGATCGCACAGGCGATGGCGCCGTGGTGTTTCACAGGCGGGACGGGTCTGCCGTGGGGCAGAAGCGGCAGATGACAACCCTGCTGGGATTTCGCAAATGGATACAGCAAAGCCATGCCGTTTCCGATGAGGGTCTGTCGGCAACCGATATTCATGGCTTTTCCCCCTCGCGGGAAATCGGGCAGCGTATCCAGCTGCTACGCCGGGCTGCCGGGCTGAGCCAGCAGGCATTTGCCGATATGCTGGGCATGTCGCGGTCGGCCATTGCCTTTTGGGAAACGGGGCGTTCCAGTAATATCAGCGAGCACGTCTCGCGTATTGCGCGCGTGTTCGGTATCGGGGAGGAAGTCTTTCTCAACGGGCAGGATAATGAAAGAACCGTCTTCGAACTGACCAGGGACGAAGGCAACATCATCAGGCTGTACAGATCCCTCTCCATGGAAAACAGGGTGCAGGCCATCAAAAGGATGGAGATGCTGGCCCGGAAAGGATAG